From one Amycolatopsis sp. FDAARGOS 1241 genomic stretch:
- the miaB gene encoding tRNA (N6-isopentenyl adenosine(37)-C2)-methylthiotransferase MiaB — translation MTENLKTFQIRTFGCQMNVHDSERLAGQLEEAGYVPASAEAKPDLVVFNTCAVRENADNKLYGTLGHLRPDKIANPDMQIAVGGCLAQKDRGEIVKRAPWVDVVFGTHNIGSLPALLERARHNAEAEVEILESLETFPSTLPARRESSYASWVSVSVGCNNTCTFCIVPSLRGKERDRRPDEILAEVEALVAEGVLEVTLLGQNVNSYGVEFGDRLAFGKLLRATGGITGLERVRFTSPHPAAFTSDVIEAMADTPNVCHQLHMPLQSGSDRVLREMRRSYRSARFLKILDEVRTAMPDAAITTDIIVGFPGETEEDFQATLDVVREARFSSAFTFQYSKRPGTPAATMADQLPKEVVQERYDRLVELQNEISWAENKKLLGAKVELLVATGEGRKDAETHRMSGRARDGRLVHFTPTGPAVDGSVRAGDVVETVITYGAPHHLVADGDLLTHRRTRAGDNAEAGLRPKTSGVTLGLPGFGVPAAQPAPVSGCAL, via the coding sequence ATGACCGAGAATCTCAAGACCTTCCAGATCCGCACCTTCGGCTGCCAGATGAACGTGCACGACTCGGAACGGCTCGCCGGTCAGCTCGAGGAGGCCGGGTACGTCCCCGCGAGCGCGGAGGCGAAGCCGGACCTGGTCGTGTTCAACACCTGCGCGGTGCGGGAGAACGCGGACAACAAGCTGTACGGCACGCTGGGGCACCTGCGGCCGGACAAGATCGCCAACCCGGACATGCAGATCGCGGTGGGCGGGTGCCTGGCGCAGAAGGACCGCGGGGAGATCGTCAAGCGCGCCCCGTGGGTCGACGTCGTGTTCGGCACGCACAACATCGGCTCACTGCCGGCACTGCTGGAGCGCGCGCGGCACAACGCCGAGGCCGAGGTCGAGATCCTCGAGTCGCTCGAGACGTTCCCGTCGACGCTGCCCGCTCGCCGCGAATCGTCGTACGCGAGCTGGGTGTCGGTTTCGGTCGGGTGCAACAACACCTGCACGTTCTGCATCGTCCCGTCGTTGCGTGGCAAGGAACGCGACCGCCGCCCGGACGAGATCCTCGCCGAGGTCGAAGCGCTCGTGGCCGAGGGCGTGCTCGAGGTGACGCTGCTGGGGCAGAACGTGAACTCCTACGGCGTCGAGTTCGGCGACCGGCTGGCGTTCGGCAAGCTGCTGCGCGCGACCGGCGGAATCACCGGCCTGGAGCGCGTGCGGTTCACCTCGCCGCACCCCGCGGCGTTCACGTCGGACGTGATCGAGGCGATGGCCGACACGCCGAACGTCTGCCACCAGCTGCACATGCCGCTGCAGTCGGGTTCGGACCGCGTGCTGCGCGAGATGCGCCGGTCCTACCGCTCAGCCCGGTTCCTGAAGATCCTCGACGAGGTGCGGACGGCGATGCCCGACGCGGCGATCACCACGGACATCATCGTCGGCTTCCCCGGCGAGACCGAGGAAGACTTCCAGGCGACGCTCGACGTGGTCCGCGAGGCGCGGTTCTCCAGCGCGTTCACGTTCCAGTACTCGAAGCGCCCCGGCACGCCGGCCGCGACGATGGCGGACCAGCTGCCGAAGGAGGTCGTGCAGGAGCGCTACGACCGGCTCGTCGAGCTGCAGAACGAGATCTCCTGGGCGGAGAACAAGAAGCTCCTCGGCGCGAAGGTCGAGCTGCTCGTGGCGACGGGCGAGGGCCGCAAGGACGCCGAGACGCATCGCATGAGCGGCCGCGCGCGCGACGGGCGTCTCGTGCACTTCACGCCGACCGGGCCCGCGGTGGACGGTTCGGTGCGCGCGGGCGATGTGGTGGAGACCGTGATCACCTACGGCGCTCCACACCACCTGGTCGCCGACGGCGACCTCCTGACGCACCGCCGCACGCGGGCGGGCGACAACGCCGAAGCGGGTCTTCGGCCCAAGACGAGCGGGGTCACGCTGGGGCTGCCGGGCTTCGGAGTCCCGGCGGCGCAGCCGGCCCCGGTGAGTGGGTGTGCGCTGTGA
- a CDS encoding TAXI family TRAP transporter solute-binding subunit, with product MRWRRTVAAVVAVLATALTAACGPSFEGLHLRIAAGAVGGVYNDLAQALSGAWAGDLEVDRPQVLATQGSRDNLNRVLSGGADVAFVAADLAADAAAKHPDKLAALARIHDDYLHIVVRADSPYTSVAMLAGRRIAVGSPESGVEYIAERVLHVAGLDNTEPQQLGLEDSLKALEDHRIDALFWSGGLPTPLITQYTQKVGLRLLDMASLMQGMQAYSPVYGTATIPGSTYNQAGPVTTLVVPNFLVVPTTMADVVAEALTRGLYDARPALAQANRAALSIDVHPGIETEPLPLHPGALTFYREQKV from the coding sequence ATGCGGTGGAGGCGGACGGTCGCGGCGGTGGTGGCGGTGCTGGCGACGGCGCTGACCGCCGCGTGCGGGCCGAGTTTCGAGGGCCTGCACCTGCGCATCGCGGCGGGCGCCGTCGGCGGCGTGTACAACGACCTCGCCCAGGCGCTGTCCGGCGCGTGGGCCGGGGACCTCGAGGTCGACCGGCCGCAGGTGCTGGCCACGCAGGGGTCGCGCGACAACCTCAACCGCGTGCTGTCCGGGGGTGCCGACGTCGCGTTCGTGGCCGCCGACCTGGCCGCCGACGCCGCGGCGAAGCATCCGGACAAGCTGGCGGCGCTGGCCCGCATCCACGACGACTACCTGCACATCGTCGTGCGCGCCGACTCGCCTTACACGTCGGTGGCGATGCTGGCCGGGCGCCGCATCGCGGTCGGGTCGCCGGAGTCGGGCGTGGAGTACATCGCCGAGCGCGTGCTGCACGTCGCCGGGCTCGACAACACCGAACCGCAGCAGCTGGGCCTCGAAGACTCCCTCAAGGCGCTCGAGGACCACCGCATCGACGCCCTGTTCTGGTCCGGCGGCCTGCCGACGCCGCTCATCACGCAGTACACGCAGAAGGTCGGCCTGCGGCTGCTCGACATGGCGAGCCTGATGCAGGGCATGCAGGCCTACAGCCCCGTCTACGGCACGGCCACCATTCCCGGCAGCACCTACAACCAGGCCGGCCCGGTGACCACGCTCGTGGTGCCCAACTTCCTCGTCGTCCCCACGACGATGGCCGACGTCGTCGCCGAGGCCCTCACCCGCGGCCTCTACGACGCTCGCCCCGCCCTCGCGCAGGCCAACCGGGCGGCGCTGTCCATCGACGTCCACCCCGGCATCGAGACCGAGCCCCTGCCGCTGCACCCGGGCGCGCTCACGTTCTACCGCGAGCAAAAGGTCTAA
- a CDS encoding HAMP domain-containing sensor histidine kinase: MRVRLQGIVVTLVALLVFGLGIPLALTMANSLEQNLFLDRLTDTARFASLAQRPLVDNRPALLEPELRRYTDVYGVKVVVVNQDGVTVLSSLGGTDAARIDRSAIDVPVNEALAGRPPAPGPLLTPWTTAPLVLAEPILIDGEVRGAVVTESATDHVRTVLLWQWLVLAAGAVIAFGLALLAAIPVVRWTLRPVRRLDEATGSLVAAVVSGREVVPVGESGGPPELRQLGRSFDRMAASVSEALAAQRAFVADASHQLRNPLTALKLRLGNLEGHVDDDTAAADLDAARVDAGRLNQILDELLSMARAEAAGGELVAENLGEVVADRVADWSVVGAARDVALETDAHVDGARVLLPPRGLEVILDALIDNALKFTGQGTSVHVSAVRDGERVKLAVRDHGLGLREDELERAVDRFWRSTAHQNVPGSGLGLAIVREIVRHSGGDLRLSLPEGGGLRVEMDLQVAP; encoded by the coding sequence GTGCGCGTCCGCCTCCAGGGGATCGTGGTCACGCTCGTCGCGCTGCTCGTGTTCGGCCTCGGCATCCCGCTGGCGCTGACGATGGCGAACAGCCTCGAGCAGAACCTGTTCCTCGACCGGCTGACCGACACCGCGCGGTTCGCGTCACTCGCGCAGCGGCCGCTGGTGGACAACCGGCCCGCGCTGCTGGAGCCCGAGCTGCGCCGCTACACCGACGTGTACGGCGTGAAGGTCGTCGTGGTGAACCAGGACGGCGTGACGGTGCTCAGCTCACTGGGCGGCACCGACGCCGCGCGGATCGACCGGTCGGCCATCGACGTGCCCGTGAACGAGGCGCTCGCCGGCCGGCCCCCGGCGCCCGGGCCGCTGCTGACGCCGTGGACGACCGCGCCGCTCGTGCTCGCCGAACCGATCCTCATCGACGGCGAGGTGCGCGGCGCCGTCGTCACCGAGTCCGCGACCGACCACGTGCGCACGGTGCTGCTGTGGCAGTGGCTGGTGCTCGCCGCCGGCGCGGTGATCGCGTTCGGGCTCGCACTGCTCGCCGCGATCCCGGTGGTGCGCTGGACGCTGCGGCCCGTGCGCCGCCTCGACGAGGCGACGGGCTCGCTGGTCGCGGCCGTGGTCAGCGGGCGCGAGGTGGTGCCCGTGGGCGAGAGCGGCGGGCCACCGGAGCTGCGGCAGCTGGGCCGCTCGTTCGACCGGATGGCCGCGAGCGTGTCGGAGGCCCTGGCGGCGCAGCGCGCGTTCGTCGCCGACGCGTCGCACCAGCTGCGCAACCCGCTGACCGCGCTGAAGCTGCGGCTGGGCAACCTCGAGGGCCACGTGGACGACGACACCGCGGCCGCCGACCTCGACGCCGCTCGCGTCGACGCGGGCCGGCTCAACCAGATCCTCGACGAGCTGCTGTCGATGGCCCGCGCGGAGGCGGCGGGTGGTGAGCTCGTGGCCGAGAACCTCGGTGAGGTGGTGGCCGACCGCGTCGCCGACTGGTCGGTGGTCGGCGCGGCCCGCGACGTCGCGCTGGAGACCGACGCCCACGTCGACGGCGCACGCGTGCTGCTGCCACCGCGCGGACTCGAGGTGATCCTCGACGCGCTGATCGACAACGCGCTCAAGTTCACCGGCCAGGGGACGTCCGTGCACGTGTCGGCCGTCCGCGACGGTGAGCGGGTGAAGCTCGCCGTCCGCGACCACGGCCTCGGCCTGCGCGAAGACGAGCTGGAGCGGGCCGTCGACCGGTTCTGGCGCAGCACGGCGCACCAGAACGTGCCCGGTTCCGGGCTGGGCCTCGCGATCGTGCGCGAGATCGTCCGCCACTCCGGCGGTGACCTGCGGCTTTCGCTGCCCGAAGGCGGCGGGCTCCGGGTCGAGATGGACCTGCAGGTGGCGCCTTAG
- a CDS encoding response regulator transcription factor, giving the protein MRVLLVEDDDRVAGALVPALTRRGLEMQRLASGAGVLDRVHDVDVVLLDLGLPDVDGVVLCRRIRAVSDVAVIVVSARGEVDDRVQGLRAGADDYLVKPYDVEELLARVEAVRRRRGERADAPAPVIEVGDVKIDLARHEVLVDGQSIALSRKEFQVLALVAGARGSVCSREHVLREVWGHRGAAESRSLDVHVATLRTKLGRPALIETVRGVGYRLGGRG; this is encoded by the coding sequence GTGCGGGTGCTGCTGGTTGAGGACGACGACCGGGTCGCGGGCGCCCTCGTGCCCGCGCTGACGAGGCGCGGGCTGGAGATGCAGCGGCTGGCATCGGGCGCCGGCGTGCTGGACCGCGTGCACGACGTGGACGTCGTGCTGCTCGACCTCGGGCTGCCCGACGTCGACGGCGTGGTGCTGTGCCGCCGCATCCGCGCCGTCAGCGACGTCGCCGTGATCGTGGTGTCGGCGCGCGGCGAGGTGGACGACCGGGTGCAAGGGCTGCGCGCGGGCGCCGACGACTACCTCGTGAAGCCCTACGACGTGGAAGAGTTGCTGGCCCGCGTCGAGGCCGTGCGGCGCCGCCGGGGCGAACGCGCCGACGCGCCCGCGCCCGTGATCGAGGTCGGCGACGTGAAGATCGACCTGGCGCGCCATGAGGTGCTCGTGGACGGGCAGTCGATCGCCTTGTCCCGCAAGGAGTTCCAGGTGCTCGCGCTCGTCGCCGGCGCGCGCGGCTCGGTGTGCTCGCGCGAACACGTGCTCAGGGAGGTGTGGGGCCACCGCGGTGCGGCCGAGAGCCGCTCGCTCGACGTGCACGTGGCGACGCTGCGCACGAAGCTTGGGCGGCCCGCCCTGATCGAGACCGTCCGCGGTGTCGGCTACCGCCTCGGCGGACGGGGCTGA
- a CDS encoding amino acid ABC transporter ATP-binding protein, giving the protein MIKATAVDKYFGDLHVLKDINLEVPRGEVVVVLGPSGSGKSTLCRAINRLEPINAGEIAVDGVPLPAEGKALAALRADVGMVFQSFNLFAHKTIVENVMLAPVKVRKLSSADARKTAMELLDRVGIANQADKYPAQLSGGQQQRVAIARALAMHPKVMLFDEPTSALDPEMVQEVLDVMTGLAKDGMTMLVVTHEMGFARRAADRVIFMSDGEIVEDATPEQFFTQPKSDRAKDFLGKILTH; this is encoded by the coding sequence ATGATCAAGGCGACCGCCGTGGACAAGTACTTCGGCGATTTGCACGTGCTGAAGGACATCAACCTCGAGGTGCCACGCGGCGAGGTCGTGGTGGTGCTCGGGCCGTCCGGCTCGGGCAAGTCGACGCTGTGCCGAGCGATCAACCGGCTGGAGCCGATCAACGCCGGGGAGATCGCCGTCGACGGCGTGCCCCTGCCGGCCGAGGGCAAGGCGCTCGCTGCGCTGCGCGCCGACGTCGGCATGGTCTTCCAGTCGTTCAACCTGTTCGCGCACAAGACGATCGTCGAGAACGTGATGCTCGCGCCGGTCAAGGTCCGCAAGCTCTCCTCGGCCGATGCGCGCAAGACGGCGATGGAGCTGCTCGACCGAGTCGGCATCGCGAACCAGGCGGACAAGTACCCGGCCCAGCTCTCGGGCGGCCAGCAGCAGCGCGTGGCCATCGCCAGGGCGCTCGCGATGCACCCGAAGGTCATGCTGTTCGACGAGCCGACCTCGGCGCTGGACCCGGAGATGGTCCAGGAGGTGCTCGACGTGATGACCGGCCTGGCCAAGGACGGCATGACCATGCTCGTCGTCACCCACGAAATGGGCTTCGCCCGCCGGGCCGCCGATCGGGTGATCTTCATGTCCGACGGCGAAATCGTCGAGGACGCCACGCCCGAACAGTTCTTCACCCAGCCGAAGAGCGACCGGGCGAAGGATTTCCTGGGCAAGATCCTCACCCACTGA
- a CDS encoding glutamate ABC transporter substrate-binding protein gives MRIRTLAAGLLAGGLLLTACGKEGTPAAPGGEASGTNTAALPTYTVAQNVDLPGSATFAKIKSAGTVTIGVKDDQPGLGQKDPTTGKFEGFDIEIARMIAAGLGVAPDKIKFVTVDSAAREQAISNGQVDYYVGTYTITDKRKQQVSFAGPYFQAGQDLLVRADDTSITGPQTLKGKKVCSVTGSTPIQRVREQGLTEPANIVEFQKYSQCVDKLSTKEVDAVTTDDAILKGFAAQDPSSFKVVGKPFSQEPYGIGLNKDDKVLRTKMNELLQTSLDDGTWQKIYDATLGKSNASATKPTIQPY, from the coding sequence ATGAGGATCCGCACCCTCGCGGCAGGCCTGCTCGCCGGCGGGCTGCTGCTCACGGCCTGCGGCAAGGAAGGCACGCCCGCGGCGCCGGGCGGCGAAGCCAGTGGCACGAACACCGCCGCGCTGCCGACGTACACCGTCGCGCAGAACGTCGACCTGCCCGGCTCGGCGACCTTCGCCAAGATCAAGTCGGCGGGCACGGTGACCATCGGCGTCAAGGACGACCAGCCGGGCCTCGGCCAGAAGGACCCGACGACCGGCAAGTTCGAGGGCTTCGACATCGAGATCGCCCGGATGATCGCCGCCGGACTGGGCGTGGCGCCGGACAAGATCAAGTTCGTCACGGTCGACTCGGCCGCGCGTGAGCAGGCCATCTCCAACGGCCAGGTCGACTACTACGTCGGCACGTACACGATCACCGACAAGCGCAAGCAGCAGGTTTCGTTCGCCGGGCCGTACTTCCAGGCCGGCCAGGACCTGCTGGTGCGTGCGGACGACACCTCGATCACCGGCCCGCAGACCCTGAAGGGCAAGAAGGTCTGCTCGGTGACCGGGTCGACCCCGATCCAGCGCGTACGCGAGCAGGGCCTGACCGAGCCCGCCAACATCGTCGAGTTCCAGAAGTACTCGCAGTGCGTGGACAAGCTGAGCACCAAGGAGGTCGACGCCGTCACGACCGACGACGCGATCCTCAAGGGCTTCGCCGCGCAGGACCCGTCGTCGTTCAAGGTCGTCGGCAAGCCGTTCTCGCAGGAGCCCTACGGCATCGGCCTGAACAAGGACGACAAGGTGCTGCGCACCAAGATGAACGAGCTGCTGCAGACCAGCCTCGACGACGGCACCTGGCAGAAGATCTACGACGCCACCCTCGGCAAGTCCAACGCCTCCGCGACGAAGCCGACCATCCAGCCCTACTGA
- a CDS encoding amino acid ABC transporter permease: MDVLFDNLDLFGPFFLRTIELFLIAGAGSLVFGTILAMLRVSPVPVLRAIGTTYVTVVRNTPLTLVFAFFVFAYPLLDIVSLDYFTYAVVALTVYTSAFICEVVRSGINTVPVGQAEAARALGLTFGQILGQVVLPQALRSVVPPLISTLIALLKNTTIASGFSVAEAGAIRQYISERGDSQLVALLWVALGFIILVAVLSLVQRSLEKRWSVAR, from the coding sequence ATGGACGTCCTGTTCGACAATCTGGACCTGTTCGGTCCGTTCTTCCTGCGCACGATCGAGCTGTTCCTCATCGCCGGCGCCGGCAGCCTGGTGTTCGGCACGATCCTGGCGATGCTGCGGGTGAGCCCGGTGCCGGTGCTCCGCGCGATCGGCACGACCTACGTCACCGTCGTGCGCAACACGCCGCTGACCCTGGTGTTCGCGTTCTTCGTGTTCGCATACCCCTTGCTCGACATCGTCTCGCTCGACTACTTCACGTACGCGGTCGTGGCGCTGACGGTGTACACGTCGGCGTTCATCTGCGAGGTGGTGCGCTCGGGCATCAACACCGTGCCGGTCGGCCAGGCCGAAGCGGCCCGCGCGCTCGGCCTGACCTTCGGCCAGATCCTCGGCCAGGTGGTGCTGCCGCAGGCGCTGCGATCGGTGGTCCCGCCGCTGATCAGCACGCTCATCGCGCTGCTGAAGAACACCACCATCGCCAGCGGGTTCTCCGTCGCGGAGGCCGGCGCGATCCGGCAGTACATCTCCGAGCGCGGCGACAGCCAGCTGGTCGCCCTCCTGTGGGTGGCGCTCGGGTTCATCATCCTGGTCGCCGTGCTGTCGCTCGTGCAGCGCAGCCTGGAGAAGCGCTGGAGCGTGGCCCGATGA
- a CDS encoding amino acid ABC transporter permease: MSTVLFDTPGPKSRARHRLYAVLGILVVVALIAFVVYSFAASGQFAPRKWEWLQYAQVQSDLASAVLATLEAFALGAVCALIFGAVFAAGRLSEHTWVRGISTFVVEFFRAIPLLILMFLFYYGLPTVGVDTSPLFAVVLGLTLYNGSVLAEVFRAGINALPKGQSEAAYALGMRKTQVMFTVLLPQAIRAMLPSIISQLVVLLKDTALGFLVTYPELLYYARYIGSQGAFGRPIVPSTIVAAAIYIVLCLLLTALATWVERRNRRSKKRIETTDTKAEQIALGAATGQAGPL; the protein is encoded by the coding sequence ATGAGCACCGTCCTGTTCGACACGCCGGGGCCGAAGTCGCGGGCCCGGCACCGGCTCTACGCCGTGCTCGGCATCCTCGTCGTCGTCGCGCTGATCGCCTTCGTCGTCTACAGCTTCGCCGCCAGTGGTCAGTTCGCCCCGCGCAAGTGGGAGTGGCTGCAGTACGCGCAGGTGCAGTCCGACCTCGCCAGTGCCGTGCTCGCCACGCTCGAGGCCTTCGCGCTCGGCGCCGTGTGCGCGCTGATCTTCGGCGCGGTGTTCGCCGCCGGGCGGCTCTCCGAGCACACCTGGGTGCGCGGGATCTCGACGTTCGTCGTCGAGTTCTTCCGCGCGATCCCGCTGCTGATCCTGATGTTCCTGTTCTACTACGGCCTCCCGACGGTGGGCGTCGACACCTCGCCGCTGTTCGCCGTGGTGCTCGGTTTGACGCTGTACAACGGTTCCGTGCTCGCGGAGGTCTTCCGCGCGGGCATCAACGCACTGCCGAAGGGCCAGTCGGAAGCCGCGTACGCGCTCGGCATGCGCAAGACGCAGGTGATGTTCACGGTGCTGCTGCCGCAGGCCATCCGCGCGATGCTGCCATCGATCATCAGCCAGCTGGTGGTGCTGCTCAAGGACACCGCGCTCGGGTTCCTGGTCACCTACCCCGAACTGCTCTACTACGCGCGCTACATCGGCTCGCAGGGCGCGTTCGGCCGGCCGATCGTCCCGTCGACCATCGTGGCGGCCGCGATCTACATCGTGCTGTGCCTGCTGCTGACCGCGCTCGCGACGTGGGTCGAGCGCCGCAACCGGCGCAGCAAGAAGCGCATCGAAACCACCGACACCAAGGCGGAGCAGATCGCACTGGGCGCCGCGACGGGCCAGGCCGGGCCGCTCTGA